Proteins encoded in a region of the Plasmodium falciparum 3D7 genome assembly, chromosome: 1 genome:
- a CDS encoding rifin produces MKFHYINIFLFALPLNILVHNKRNHMKTIICTPKTKQTKTHRTLCECELYAPSNYENDSEMKEVMEIFDRQTSERFREYDERMQHKRKQCKEQCEKDIQKIILKDKIEKELTEKFGALQTDIRTEDIPTCVCEKSVADKTEKVCLNCGKTMGAVAPAWGFVSGIGYVAWTQYVAAKILEVGIKKSVQVSLDKVMEIVTQIHSLTTAEIPKFSAAQILSSGNFTNNISLIDMVQYLRNNMYGVIESQKCERFGFILDTMGKNTLKVFNRNYHIQVEAVKNAVDAAEAAESLKLATNTSILTNTIIASVIAILVIVLVMVIIYLILHYRRKKKMKKKLQYIKLLKE; encoded by the exons atgaaattccattatattaatatatttttatttgctcttccattaaatatattg GTGCATAATAAAAGGAACCATATGAAAACTATAATTTGTACACCCAAAactaaacaaacaaaaacaCATAGAACATTATGCGAATGTGAATTATACGCACCATCTAACTATGAAAATGACTCTGAAATGAAAGAAGTAATGGAAATTTTCGATCGTCAAACGTCAGAACGCTTTCGCGAATATGACGAAAGGATGCAACATAAACGAAAACAATGTAAAGAACAATGTGAAAaagatatacaaaaaattattttaaaagataaaatcgAGAAAGAATTAACAGAAAAATTCGGAGCATTACAAACCGATATAAGAACTGAGGATATACCCACATGTGTTTGCGAAAAATCAGTAGCAGATAAAACAGAAAAAGTTTGTCTTAACTGTGGAAAAACTATGGGAGCGGTTGCACCTGCTTGGGGATTCGTCAGCGGTATAGGGTATGTCGCATGGACACAATATGTTGCTGCAAAAATCCTTGAAGTGGGTATAAAGAAAAGTGTGCAAGTGAGTTTGGATAAAGTCATGGAAATAGTAACACAAATACATAGTCTTACTACAGCTGAAATACCCAAATTTTCTGCGGCACAAATACTTTCCTCAGGTAACTttactaataatatatcactCATTGATATGGTTCAATACCtaagaaataatatgtaCGGAGTAATAGAATCTCAAAAGTGTGAACGTTTTGGATTTATATTAGATACTATGGGTAAAAACACGCTTAAGGTTTTTAATAGAAACTATCACATACAAGTAGAAGCAGTTAAAAATGCTGTCGATGCTGCTGAAGCAGCCGAAAGTCTTAAATTAGCAACAAATACTAGTATATTAACTAATACTATTATTGCTTCGGTTATTGCAATATTAGTTATAGTTTTAGTTAtggtaattatttatttaattttacattatcgaagaaaaaaaaaaatgaagaaaaaactacaatatataaaattattaaaagagtAG